The Apium graveolens cultivar Ventura chromosome 11, ASM990537v1, whole genome shotgun sequence genome has a window encoding:
- the LOC141696297 gene encoding zinc finger BED domain-containing protein RICESLEEPER 2-like, with amino-acid sequence MKKSDTGSTSSSKEKESEVTNEQWDKQTEEVPKPYTIRPRKKTPAAWKFLEEFEQDGEKWARCKLCHQELKRGPTSSTSSLNRHVDKCKIIHGLGLQKRAQLQFQPGDSSSEVTIANFKYDYADMRKNVSHYIMVNELPFIHVESFMFNELMRKATPFWQKISRATVKSDCMSTYEIEKKKLKDIFNSVKRINVTTDMLTSSSQKIEYMVITAHWIDCSWKLNMIVISFCNVPPPHSGFVVAEAISKCLTNWEIVDKIGTVSVDNAKANDVVLRTLKNMYDIRKTSLLIEGKLFQVRCCAHILNLCVKDGLEPIDEIIEKIRDGVKYVAALEGCRIKYAEIAKHLYLKTKKLILDVPTRWKSTFKMLICAIEFKQVFQRYPSFDKGFLEYVPNAVDWEKVEGICSILEAFNPATNIVSGTHYPTSNLFLEEIKKVKQILDQKSFD; translated from the coding sequence atgaagaaaagtGATACAGGTTCTACTTCATCTTCCAAAGAAAAAGAAAGTGAAGTAACAAATGAACAATGGGATAAGCAAACTGAAGAAGTTCCAAAGCCTTACACAATAAGGCCAAGGAAGAAAACTCCTGCTGCTTGGAAGTTCCTGGAAGAATTTGAGCAAGATGGTGAAAAGTGGGCAAGGTGTAAACTTTGTCACCAGGAATTAAAACGCGGTCCGACATCTTCAACATCATCTCTGAACAGGCATGTCGACAAATGCAAGATTATACATGGACTTGGGCTCCAAAAGCGGGCACAACTTCAATTCCAACCTGGTGATAGTTCATCAGAGGTAACAATTGCTAATTTTAAGTATGATTATGCCGATATGAGAAAAAATGTCTCCCACTATATAATGGTAAATGAGTTGCCTTTTATCCATGTTGAGAGTTTTATGTTTAACGAGCTTATGAGGAAAGCTACTCCCTTTTGGCAGAAAATTAGCAGGGCAACTGTAAAATCTGATTGCATGAGTACTTATgaaattgaaaagaaaaaattaaaagaTATCTTTAATTCTGTTAAGAGGATTAACGTAACCACGGATATGTTGACTTCATCGAGTCAGAAAATAGAGTATATGGTTATTACTGCACATTGGATAGATTGTTCATGGAAGCTAAATATGATAGTTATAAGCTTTTGTAATGTCCCTCCTCCTCATAGTGGATTTGTAGTCGCAGAGGCTATATCTAAGTGTTTAACCAATTGGGAGATTGTAGATAAAATTGGAACAGTAAGTGTTGATAATGCAAAGGCAAATGACGTTGTTTTACGAACTTTAAAGAATATGTATGATATTAGGAAAACATCATTACTTATTGAGGGAAAACTTTTCCAGGTTcgttgttgtgcacatattctaaATTTATGTGTGAAAGATGGTTTGGAACCAATAGATGAGATTATTGAAAAGATAAGAGATGGTGTTAAATATGTAGCTGCTTTAGAGGGCTGTAGAATTAAATATGCAGAAATTGCTAAACATCTATATTTAAAGACTAAAAAGTTAATATTAGACGTCCCTACTCGTTGGAAATCTACTTTTAAGATGTTGATTTGTGCTATCGAGTTTAAACAAGTTTTCCAGCGATATCCCTCTTTTGATAAAGGCTTTCTAGAATATGTTCCTAATGCAGTGGATTGGGAAAAGGTTGAAGGTATTTGTTCAATTTTAGAAGCATTTAATCCTGCCACTAATATTGTTTCTGGTACTCATTATCCTACATCAAACTTGTTCCTGGAAGAAATTAAGAAGGTTAAACAAATACTTGACCAAAAATCTTTTGATTAG